One region of Armigeres subalbatus isolate Guangzhou_Male chromosome 3, GZ_Asu_2, whole genome shotgun sequence genomic DNA includes:
- the LOC134225138 gene encoding uncharacterized protein LOC134225138, whose protein sequence is MKQFINPLVVAFVLISVLNRQLVNGLPSSKLSSLSSSSSLSSASSSSSLDGSNGHLKDLKTDGTSFWSPQPEYYHERDRYGSRPGSDFVTSFGSFENKYGGGSSLPSSASYGSKDRYSPFSSGGSGSYYTSGGVFDKKPYGPPQPVDFPSGYGHEYDAHYDYNQHIGQGHAFSTGHHYAGKDYKSLLLPIAGAALLGIAAALVANPVLLHLGAFAAGKRKRRDVSDNAQDLAYRGHLAKSHPLKAPKV, encoded by the exons ATGAAACAATTTATTAACCCCCTGGTGGTGGCGTTTGTGCTGATTAGTGTTCTGAACCGGCAGTTGGTAAACGGTCTACCCAGTTCTAAACTGAGTTCACtgtcatcgtcatcgtcgttaTCGTCTGCGTCAAGTTCGTCGTCACTTGACGGTTCGAATGGGCATTTGAAGGATTTGAAAACCGATGGAACCAGCTTCTGGAGCCCACAGCCGGAGTACTATCACGAACGCGATCGCTACGGTAGCCGACCGGGGTCGGACTTTGTGACGTCGTTCGGTAGTTTTGAGAACAAGTATGGCGGAGGTTCATCACTACCGTCGTCGGCGTCCTACGGCAGCAAGGATCGATACA GTCCCTTCAGCAGCGGAGGCAGTGGGTCTTATTATACCTCGGGTGGGGTTTTCGATAAGAAACCTTACGGCCCACCGCAACCAGTAGACTTTCCATCAGGTTACGGACACGAATATGACGCCCATTACGACTACAATCAACACATTGGTCAGGGACATGCCTTTAGCACGGGTCATCACTATGCAGGAAAG GATTACAAATCGCTTCTGCTGCCGATAGCCGGAGCGGCGCTGCTCGGAATAGCAGCAGCCCTCGTAGCCAACCCGGTTCTGCTGCATCTGGGTGCATTCGCCGCCGGTAAACGAAAGCGCCGTGATGTCAGCGACAATGCACAAGATCTTGCCTACCGAGGACATCTGGCGAAATCTCACCCGCTGAAGGCACCGAAGGTGTAA